In the Topomyia yanbarensis strain Yona2022 chromosome 3, ASM3024719v1, whole genome shotgun sequence genome, one interval contains:
- the LOC131689343 gene encoding ninjurin-A, producing MDVENSNNSSFKPGPSKPVVDPTTGEVIPNVNTYQQKKNLAQGMMDLALVSANANQLRYVLESFTRHPYYYFSLIFISVSLIIQIAVGIGLIMNSRYDVNDRREICKANKINDLVTIGIFLITLVNVLISAFGVAPKVD from the exons ATGGACGTCGAAAACAGCAACAATTCGTCATTTAAACCAGGACCAAGTAAACCTGTG GTTGATCCAACGACGGGTGAAGTGATTCCGAACGTAAACACCTACCAGCAGAAGAAGAACCTAGCCCAGGGTATGATGGATTTGGCGTTGGTTTCCGCCAACGCCAATCAGCTGCGCTATGTGCTGGAGTCTTTCACGCGCCATCCATACTACTACTTCAGTTTGATCTTCATTTCGGTTAGTTTAATAATACAGATAGCGGTCGGCATCGGACTGATCATGAATAGCCGGTACGACGTGAACGACAGGCGCGAAATTTGCAAAGCGAACAAAATCAACGATTTAGTCACGATCGGCATCTTTCTGATAACGCTGGTCAATGTGCTGATATCGGCGTTCGGAGTGGCTCCTAAAGTGGACTGA